The following proteins are encoded in a genomic region of Aquella oligotrophica:
- the lpxK gene encoding tetraacyldisaccharide 4'-kinase, which produces MKLQTIIESHWYSKFDPIIGVVMFPFSLIYELIVRIRWLLFKLGLKKSSKLPVPVVIIGNISVGGAGKTPLTKMLATELNQRGINTGIILRGYKGSSKDARIVLPEDYSSLVGDEALIYAQAGFKVAIGSKRVEAAKLLLATYPEIQLILADDGMQHYYLKRDLEICVIDSSRILGNQQVLPLGPLREPMSRLKTIDYFAINGKHNQEQLNKILTKYGKPVIYQELRFINFYNPVLDKVTTVEELNKISELLPMAAIGNPQRFYYFLKDLGVNFCKVKSLPDHHDYVISDIPDNYTIITTEKDYTKLAKFKNKQIWVANVSAELSDESLIDKIVSLVKHQ; this is translated from the coding sequence ATGAAATTACAAACAATAATTGAAAGCCACTGGTACAGCAAATTTGACCCTATAATCGGCGTAGTAATGTTTCCTTTTAGCCTGATTTATGAACTAATTGTCAGGATACGTTGGTTGTTATTTAAATTAGGCTTGAAAAAATCAAGCAAATTACCTGTGCCAGTAGTAATAATAGGTAATATCAGTGTTGGTGGTGCGGGTAAAACACCATTAACTAAGATGCTCGCAACTGAACTAAATCAGCGCGGAATAAATACCGGAATTATCTTACGCGGCTATAAAGGTAGCAGCAAAGATGCCAGAATAGTTTTGCCTGAAGATTACAGTAGTCTAGTTGGTGATGAAGCGCTAATTTATGCTCAAGCTGGTTTTAAGGTAGCTATTGGCAGTAAGCGTGTAGAAGCAGCCAAGCTACTTCTAGCTACATATCCAGAGATACAGTTAATCCTCGCCGATGATGGCATGCAACACTATTACCTAAAACGAGATCTCGAAATATGCGTGATCGATAGTAGCCGCATTCTTGGTAATCAACAGGTGCTGCCGCTTGGTCCATTGCGTGAGCCGATGTCTAGGCTAAAAACAATAGATTATTTTGCGATTAATGGTAAACATAATCAAGAGCAGTTAAATAAAATTTTGACTAAATATGGTAAACCAGTAATTTATCAGGAACTGCGCTTTATCAATTTTTATAATCCAGTATTGGATAAAGTAACCACAGTTGAAGAACTGAATAAAATTAGCGAGCTTCTACCGATGGCAGCAATTGGCAATCCACAACGCTTTTATTACTTTCTCAAAGACCTAGGGGTAAATTTTTGTAAAGTTAAATCATTACCCGATCACCATGACTATGTGATTAGTGATATTCCAGATAATTACACGATAATAACTACAGAAAAAGACTATACCAAACTTGCGAAATTTAAAAATAAACAAATCTGGGTAGCAAATGTCAGCGCAGAACTAAGCGATGAATCACTAATTGATAAAATAGTCAGCCTAGTTAAGCACCAATAA
- a CDS encoding beta-N-acetylhexosaminidase, with protein MNKQKKLLLLAISTGIGYANAASSSQLQIKQVIVGPQTGDKPTNFSINVSLINNYKDIDNWQFGFYMPRNFRKTSKSNLNLTMKICDNTNQCAPLSYQKAKFTDPDLSTVFTTIVKPQGKYPLQKGKKYQISLLHNSSSSPQNYASFPQNFFITDDDSVINLATNYASYNLTSATNKQNQVANQKRISNNWSNSDTTEPIVNIIPMPTQVTAINSSNPFILDDNLAIHNLAELDKEQLKFWQQALKQDHDLTPDIDTKDATSGIILNKVSNSKMENPEGYDIEITAKAITINASNAAGFFYALQSLRQLWFKNTAIPSMTILDTPKFKYRGILLDVARHYFTPKELKNFIDVMATSKLNTLHLHLSDDEAFRLELDNYPDLAKKASHRGYGQLIGPIAFPQKNLGKTSKDEKVATADSDYGGSYSSDDIRDLIKYANSRQITIIPEIDIPGHSRAMMKAMPEAFYEPEDHSEYAGYGDDSIPVCAYGSSTKLGKKFTSAITGILNDTASLFSNQTTLYATNNEVSIGGDEVFKGTWKDAPSCQVSPWNSMSETEKEHYFLGMLNDDAKVNKLKLSGWHEFLTDKNGNVNNSNAIANDDVGHVWVWNNYSVKSSAIATKLANANYPVVLDYSDYLYMNMTYNADIHEPGFYGDTKFSDTNALLSSVNPVAKTLKSTKHPEQILGIEGALWTDIIPSYSQLQYMAFPKIAGLAEAAWSYSSYASAKPQWQSLASRLGCGKTGFLAYLNQTYSIIYRGYPNGIKLEAPLLCN; from the coding sequence ATGAATAAACAGAAAAAACTTTTGCTTTTAGCTATTAGTACAGGAATAGGCTATGCCAACGCCGCGAGTAGCAGCCAATTACAGATAAAGCAGGTAATCGTTGGTCCGCAAACAGGAGATAAACCAACTAATTTTTCAATCAATGTCAGTCTAATCAATAACTATAAGGATATTGATAATTGGCAATTTGGTTTTTATATGCCAAGAAATTTTCGTAAAACTAGCAAAAGTAATCTAAATCTGACTATGAAAATTTGTGATAATACCAATCAATGCGCTCCACTTAGTTACCAAAAAGCCAAATTTACTGATCCAGATTTAAGTACTGTATTTACAACGATTGTCAAACCACAAGGAAAATATCCGCTACAAAAAGGCAAAAAATACCAGATTAGCCTCTTGCATAATAGCTCAAGTAGTCCACAAAATTACGCCTCATTTCCGCAAAATTTCTTTATTACTGATGATGATAGCGTGATTAATTTAGCGACAAATTATGCTAGCTATAACTTAACATCAGCGACCAATAAACAAAATCAAGTAGCAAACCAAAAACGAATCAGTAATAACTGGAGTAATTCTGATACTACAGAGCCGATTGTTAATATTATTCCCATGCCAACCCAAGTTACCGCAATTAATAGTAGTAATCCGTTTATTCTCGATGATAATCTGGCAATTCATAATCTAGCTGAACTAGATAAAGAGCAACTAAAATTCTGGCAACAAGCGTTAAAGCAGGATCATGATTTAACACCAGATATAGATACTAAAGACGCCACCTCTGGAATCATTCTAAATAAAGTAAGCAATAGCAAAATGGAAAATCCAGAAGGCTATGATATCGAAATTACAGCAAAAGCAATTACTATTAATGCCAGTAATGCTGCCGGATTTTTTTATGCCTTACAAAGTCTTCGCCAGCTATGGTTTAAAAATACAGCTATCCCAAGCATGACAATTCTTGATACACCTAAATTTAAATATCGCGGAATATTGCTTGATGTTGCTAGGCATTATTTCACACCTAAAGAGCTAAAAAACTTTATTGATGTAATGGCTACTAGCAAACTAAATACTCTACACTTGCATCTATCTGATGATGAAGCATTTAGACTAGAACTTGACAATTACCCGGATTTGGCAAAAAAAGCTAGTCATCGTGGTTATGGACAATTAATTGGTCCTATAGCATTCCCACAGAAAAACCTTGGTAAAACCAGCAAAGATGAAAAAGTTGCAACTGCGGATAGCGATTATGGTGGCAGCTATTCAAGTGATGATATTCGCGATTTGATAAAGTATGCCAACTCCCGACAAATAACCATTATCCCAGAAATTGACATCCCGGGGCATTCGCGCGCAATGATGAAAGCAATGCCCGAAGCATTCTATGAACCGGAAGATCATAGTGAATATGCTGGCTACGGCGATGATAGTATCCCGGTCTGCGCATATGGTAGTAGTACTAAACTTGGTAAAAAATTTACTAGCGCTATTACTGGCATCCTCAATGATACAGCTAGTTTATTTAGTAACCAAACGACCCTTTATGCCACAAATAATGAAGTGAGTATCGGTGGTGATGAAGTGTTTAAAGGTACTTGGAAAGATGCTCCGTCCTGTCAGGTTTCACCATGGAATAGCATGTCAGAAACCGAAAAAGAACATTATTTCTTAGGTATGCTAAACGACGATGCTAAAGTAAATAAATTGAAACTATCTGGCTGGCATGAGTTTCTTACTGATAAAAATGGCAATGTAAATAACAGTAATGCCATAGCTAACGATGATGTTGGTCATGTCTGGGTATGGAATAACTACTCGGTGAAGTCGTCAGCTATTGCAACTAAACTTGCTAATGCCAATTATCCAGTTGTCCTAGATTATTCTGATTATCTATATATGAATATGACCTATAATGCAGATATTCATGAACCCGGGTTTTATGGTGATACTAAATTCAGTGATACCAATGCCTTATTAAGTTCAGTCAATCCAGTTGCCAAGACGCTTAAAAGTACTAAACACCCTGAACAGATTTTGGGTATCGAAGGAGCACTTTGGACAGATATTATCCCAAGTTATAGCCAGCTACAATATATGGCATTCCCGAAAATTGCCGGGCTAGCTGAAGCTGCATGGTCGTACTCTAGCTATGCCAGTGCAAAACCACAATGGCAATCATTAGCAAGTAGGCTTGGCTGTGGTAAGACCGGATTTTTGGCTTATTTAAATCAGACCTATAGTATAATCTATCGTGGCTATCCAAATGGAATCAAGCTTGAAGCACCATTATTGTGTAACTGA
- a CDS encoding VOC family protein — protein sequence MQAVSVYLTFKGNAEEAFNFYQQALGGNLETHRFKDMPEGEKLPEPDQNKVMHTSLTLPNGQTIMASDTIDSIPECRSQELVAGNNFTISITPDNEAEADKLFAALAVGGTISMPLQKTFWNAYFGMLTDKFGIQWMVNYDYPQN from the coding sequence ATGCAAGCAGTTAGTGTTTATTTGACTTTCAAAGGTAATGCGGAAGAAGCATTTAATTTTTATCAACAGGCTTTGGGTGGTAATTTAGAAACACATCGCTTCAAGGATATGCCAGAAGGAGAGAAATTACCAGAACCTGACCAGAATAAAGTAATGCATACATCATTAACTTTGCCTAATGGTCAGACAATAATGGCGTCTGATACGATAGATTCTATACCTGAATGTAGAAGCCAAGAACTTGTAGCAGGGAATAATTTTACTATCAGCATTACTCCCGACAACGAAGCTGAGGCAGATAAGCTTTTTGCAGCTTTGGCTGTTGGAGGGACTATAAGCATGCCATTACAAAAAACTTTCTGGAATGCTTACTTTGGCATGTTAACCGATAAATTTGGCATTCAGTGGATGGTAAATTACGATTACCCACAAAATTAA
- a CDS encoding cation:proton antiporter has translation MNFSKNYVNQFVWYALGLLLDTKIVTRGCLITLFLFISLKSFASSTANTNTSGTVDFTPAIYLWLALSILMSRGLSIVKKIGLPVVTSEILAGIVLGHLYLFGITTFIGMNHNEIIQFLSEIGAMILMFEIGLETQIKDISNKLVSGMKIALFGTVLTFSGGYYLSAFFYPDMTTDSRILLGVITAATATGISAKVFKDLKILGSREVKLVLTASLIDEVLSILCFAIVSGVLIAGNIEIETLITITAKITMFFLLSITLGTRLTPLLTKLSVKIHAGISMKIGLLFFICTLYTWLASILGVAPVIGAFIAGLVIDPEHFKNFSQAKFLRELKLIANHTSDENTKVQILKTVHAQETRSLDELIKPLSNIFVPIFFTYIGLIFKLSDLTKPRVVLFAISLLIISLIGRIISGYSEKEKLNKLLVGLGMTPIGEAGLIFAVTGHQLGIINNDIMSAIVLAVVLITIITPILIKISLKSGRLS, from the coding sequence ATGAACTTCAGCAAAAACTACGTTAATCAATTTGTATGGTACGCTCTTGGATTGCTATTAGACACAAAGATAGTTACAAGAGGCTGCCTGATTACTCTATTTCTCTTCATTTCATTAAAAAGCTTTGCTAGTTCAACTGCTAATACTAATACTTCAGGGACAGTTGATTTTACTCCCGCAATTTATCTGTGGCTTGCTTTATCAATATTAATGTCGCGAGGGTTATCAATTGTCAAAAAAATTGGTTTACCAGTAGTTACTTCGGAAATTCTTGCTGGGATAGTTCTTGGACACCTTTATTTATTTGGTATCACCACATTTATCGGCATGAATCACAATGAAATTATCCAGTTTCTGTCTGAAATAGGTGCAATGATTCTGATGTTTGAAATCGGTCTTGAGACTCAAATAAAGGATATCAGCAATAAACTGGTTTCTGGAATGAAGATTGCTTTATTTGGCACGGTTCTTACTTTTAGTGGTGGGTATTATCTTAGTGCTTTTTTCTATCCGGATATGACTACCGATAGTCGAATTTTATTAGGTGTTATAACAGCTGCAACAGCAACGGGAATCTCTGCTAAAGTTTTTAAGGATCTAAAGATTCTTGGCAGCCGGGAAGTGAAGTTGGTACTTACTGCTTCATTGATTGATGAAGTACTAAGCATCTTATGTTTTGCGATAGTTTCTGGTGTACTAATCGCAGGTAATATTGAAATAGAAACATTAATCACTATTACAGCAAAAATTACAATGTTTTTCCTCCTTTCGATAACTTTAGGTACACGGTTGACACCTTTATTGACAAAATTGTCAGTGAAGATTCATGCCGGTATTAGTATGAAAATTGGCTTATTATTTTTTATCTGTACTCTTTATACTTGGCTTGCTAGTATTCTTGGCGTTGCTCCGGTTATTGGTGCTTTTATTGCTGGTCTGGTTATTGATCCTGAGCATTTCAAAAATTTTTCACAAGCAAAGTTTTTGCGTGAATTAAAGTTGATTGCCAATCATACCAGTGACGAAAATACCAAGGTCCAGATATTGAAAACTGTTCATGCACAGGAAACTAGATCACTTGATGAACTTATTAAACCCTTGTCTAATATCTTTGTCCCAATATTCTTTACTTACATTGGTTTGATTTTTAAGCTTTCTGACCTTACGAAGCCAAGGGTAGTTTTATTTGCTATTTCATTGTTAATAATTAGTCTGATCGGGCGAATTATCAGTGGCTATAGTGAGAAGGAAAAGCTTAATAAATTATTAGTTGGGCTTGGGATGACACCTATTGGAGAAGCTGGTCTTATTTTTGCTGTAACAGGTCATCAGCTGGGTATCATAAATAATGATATTATGTCAGCAATTGTACTTGCTGTTGTTTTGATTACTATCATTACACCAATTCTTATCAAAATTTCCTTAAAATCAGGACGTCTTAGTTAA
- the mutS gene encoding DNA mismatch repair protein MutS — MSATDISNHTPMMQQYLRIKADYPDMLLFYRMGDFYELFFEDAELGSRLLGITLTQRGSSAGTPIKMAGVPFHSADQYLTKMVKLGQSVVIVDQVGEVTGKGPVERKVTRIITPGTLTDETLLNDKEDNQILAIYQKNNQCGLAWISLSGGSFLISECVASDLQNQIERIRPAEIIASENLIKQLKIIRPNLAYKIIPEWHFEYDLNLRRLCEHFLVNDLDGFGISHYHQAIISAGIILDYAKQTQNNQLPHINSVIYDNQNDYLILDAISRKNLEISETIRGEKAPTLFSVMDQCASTMGSRLLDKWLNNPLRDHKEIRARQEAVKVLQENYNQIHGVLKQVSDIERISSRIGLRTARPRDLSGLRDSLQLIPQLGFIREYCSISLIAEIYAKFSEVSQEIYSYLLAAIKPEPKLLIREGDVINEGYNPELDRLRSINTDGSQFILELEAKERERTGIANLKVEYNRVHGYFIEISRSNLDKAPVEYRRTQTLKNAERFTTPELKSFENEVLAANDKALALEKKIYEEILDFLNQHLSQLQQLADAIATLDVLASFAKVSLLGNYCCPELINHHQIRIDDGRHPVVEKQIDQFIANSINVDDTSKFLMITGPNMGGKSTYMRQVAIICLLAHCGCYVPATKAVIGVIDRIFTRIGASDDLSGGKSTFMVEMSETANILNNATSQSLVIMDEVGRGTSTFDGLALAYAIARYLIEKCAAYSLFATHYFELTDLANHYAKVANVHLSAVEHKDQIVFMHHVESGPAAKSYGIQVASLAGVPKPVLATAKKYLQHLEDGSEKQAKLDLFSIDAALTDEYPSSLSPNEEAVLSKLRQVDPNDLTAKQALDLLYELQQKLR; from the coding sequence ATGAGTGCTACCGATATAAGTAATCATACGCCAATGATGCAGCAGTATTTGCGCATCAAGGCAGATTATCCGGATATGCTGTTATTCTACCGGATGGGTGATTTTTACGAGCTATTTTTTGAAGATGCGGAGCTTGGTTCCAGATTGTTAGGAATTACGCTAACTCAGCGTGGTTCATCTGCTGGTACGCCGATAAAAATGGCGGGAGTCCCATTCCATTCTGCTGATCAGTATCTGACTAAAATGGTCAAGCTTGGGCAATCGGTAGTTATTGTTGATCAGGTAGGTGAAGTTACTGGGAAAGGACCGGTTGAGCGTAAAGTTACTCGTATCATCACGCCAGGAACACTCACTGACGAAACCCTTCTAAATGATAAAGAAGATAACCAGATTTTGGCGATCTATCAGAAAAATAATCAATGTGGTCTTGCTTGGATATCACTTAGTGGTGGTAGTTTTCTGATTAGTGAATGTGTTGCTAGTGATCTCCAGAATCAAATCGAGCGGATTCGTCCTGCGGAAATAATTGCCAGTGAAAATTTGATTAAGCAGCTAAAAATTATCCGTCCAAATCTTGCCTATAAAATTATTCCCGAATGGCATTTTGAATATGATCTGAATTTACGCCGTTTGTGTGAGCATTTTTTAGTAAATGATCTCGATGGTTTTGGGATTAGTCATTATCATCAAGCTATCATAAGTGCGGGTATTATCCTTGATTATGCCAAACAAACACAAAATAATCAGCTACCACATATTAATAGTGTTATTTATGATAATCAAAATGATTATCTGATTCTTGATGCAATCTCACGAAAAAATCTTGAGATTAGTGAAACTATTCGTGGTGAAAAAGCTCCGACATTATTTTCTGTAATGGATCAATGTGCTTCAACAATGGGTAGCCGCTTACTTGATAAATGGTTAAATAATCCATTGCGTGATCATAAAGAGATTCGTGCGCGGCAGGAAGCTGTCAAAGTACTTCAGGAAAATTATAACCAGATACATGGTGTATTAAAACAGGTAAGTGATATTGAACGTATCAGTTCGCGTATCGGTCTAAGAACTGCTCGCCCGCGTGATTTATCCGGGTTACGTGACTCTTTACAGCTGATTCCACAGCTTGGGTTTATTCGTGAATATTGCTCGATTAGTCTGATAGCTGAAATTTATGCTAAATTTAGCGAGGTAAGTCAAGAGATTTATTCTTACCTCCTTGCCGCAATAAAGCCAGAACCAAAATTATTGATTCGCGAAGGTGATGTGATTAATGAGGGTTACAACCCTGAATTAGATCGCTTACGAAGTATCAATACTGATGGTAGCCAGTTTATTCTTGAATTGGAAGCCAAAGAGCGTGAACGTACTGGGATTGCCAATTTAAAAGTCGAATATAACCGTGTGCATGGATATTTTATTGAAATTTCGCGTTCCAACCTAGATAAAGCCCCGGTTGAATATCGGCGTACCCAAACTCTCAAAAATGCTGAGCGATTTACGACTCCAGAATTAAAATCTTTTGAAAATGAAGTTTTAGCCGCAAATGACAAGGCGTTGGCACTTGAGAAAAAAATTTATGAAGAAATTCTTGATTTTCTAAATCAACATCTTAGTCAGTTGCAGCAATTAGCCGATGCAATAGCAACACTCGATGTTTTAGCTTCGTTTGCCAAGGTAAGTCTTCTGGGTAATTATTGTTGCCCAGAACTCATTAATCATCACCAGATTCGTATTGATGATGGGCGACATCCGGTTGTCGAAAAACAGATTGATCAGTTTATTGCCAATAGCATTAATGTAGATGATACTAGTAAATTTCTAATGATTACTGGTCCCAATATGGGAGGTAAATCAACTTATATGCGGCAGGTAGCAATTATTTGCCTTCTTGCGCATTGTGGTTGTTATGTTCCGGCAACTAAAGCTGTAATTGGGGTAATTGATCGTATATTTACCCGAATTGGTGCATCAGATGATTTATCAGGTGGCAAATCAACCTTTATGGTTGAAATGTCTGAAACGGCAAATATTCTGAATAATGCTACTAGTCAATCACTCGTAATTATGGATGAAGTTGGGCGTGGTACTTCCACTTTTGATGGCTTAGCACTTGCTTATGCAATTGCGCGCTATCTAATCGAAAAATGTGCTGCTTATAGTCTTTTTGCAACTCATTATTTTGAATTAACCGATCTTGCCAATCACTATGCTAAAGTCGCTAATGTTCATCTAAGCGCAGTCGAACATAAAGATCAGATTGTATTTATGCATCATGTTGAATCAGGGCCTGCTGCCAAAAGTTATGGAATACAGGTTGCTTCACTTGCTGGCGTGCCAAAGCCAGTTTTAGCTACGGCAAAAAAATATTTGCAACATCTTGAAGATGGAAGTGAAAAACAAGCTAAACTCGACTTATTCAGTATTGATGCAGCACTTACAGATGAATATCCTAGTTCACTTAGCCCAAATGAAGAAGCTGTGCTAAGTAAGCTTAGGCAAGTTGATCCGAATGATTTAACCGCAAAACAAGCACTGGATCTTCTTTATGAACTTCAGCAAAAACTACGTTAA
- a CDS encoding inositol monophosphatase family protein — protein sequence MSGILNIAVQAAYNAGNIIQQESKNIGRLKVDRKGHNDYVSEVDKKAEQIIINTILKAFPDHNILGEEEGNIDNGSDFTWIIDPLDGTTNYLHGHPQYSISIAVKHQDKITHAAIFDPNRNDIYTAELGKGARLNNGRIRVSTTANLADSLLATGFPTYDMSLLDKYMPIFKEMLLSTSGQRRAGSAALDLAYVAAGMVDGFWEFNLKPWDIAAGYLLVKEAGGLVCDFNGGQEMLDSGNIIAANPKLVSPILKIIQKY from the coding sequence ATGTCAGGCATATTGAATATTGCGGTACAGGCTGCATATAACGCAGGTAATATCATTCAGCAAGAAAGTAAAAATATTGGTAGACTCAAAGTGGATCGTAAGGGACACAATGATTATGTAAGCGAAGTTGATAAAAAAGCTGAACAAATTATTATCAATACCATTCTAAAAGCTTTCCCAGATCATAATATTCTTGGTGAAGAAGAGGGGAATATTGATAATGGTTCAGACTTTACTTGGATTATCGATCCTTTGGATGGGACTACTAATTATTTACATGGGCATCCACAATATTCAATTTCAATTGCTGTAAAGCATCAAGATAAAATTACTCATGCGGCAATCTTTGATCCAAATCGTAATGATATTTATACTGCTGAACTAGGTAAAGGTGCTCGCCTAAATAATGGGCGGATTCGAGTATCTACGACAGCAAACTTAGCGGATAGTTTATTGGCAACTGGATTTCCAACTTACGATATGAGTTTACTTGATAAATACATGCCAATTTTTAAGGAAATGCTTTTATCTACCTCAGGTCAACGACGTGCTGGTTCAGCTGCGCTTGATTTAGCTTACGTTGCAGCTGGTATGGTTGATGGCTTCTGGGAATTTAACCTAAAGCCATGGGATATAGCAGCTGGATATTTATTAGTTAAAGAAGCTGGTGGATTGGTTTGCGACTTTAATGGTGGTCAAGAGATGCTTGATAGCGGTAATATTATTGCGGCTAATCCTAAATTAGTTAGCCCAATTCTTAAAATTATCCAGAAATACTAA
- a CDS encoding M48 family metallopeptidase has product MEYEIIKSKRKTMAISINHDGMVVIRVPFQATTNNINDLIQKYQHWIDKKLAEVRSRKKDTGVIYFLGETYSLVLLEGDSPAVQIVADTIRVYGYSKEEHQLRLINWYKEQVKNIVQPLMVKYQNLYALKPEKVKVTKAKGRWGSCSSKGTISFSYRLIMLPLFVIEYIVAHELAHLRELNHSLHFWTLVANIYPEYKMAEKWLKNHRYLLADLFI; this is encoded by the coding sequence ATGGAATATGAAATTATCAAATCAAAACGTAAGACTATGGCTATTAGTATTAATCATGATGGTATGGTGGTCATAAGAGTTCCGTTTCAGGCAACTACTAATAACATAAACGACCTTATTCAAAAATATCAGCATTGGATTGACAAAAAACTTGCTGAAGTTAGGAGTAGAAAAAAAGATACTGGGGTGATTTATTTTCTAGGTGAGACTTATTCCTTGGTGTTATTGGAAGGTGATTCTCCAGCGGTTCAAATTGTAGCAGATACAATCAGAGTTTATGGCTATTCTAAAGAGGAGCATCAGTTAAGATTAATTAACTGGTATAAAGAGCAGGTAAAAAATATCGTACAACCATTAATGGTAAAATACCAGAATTTGTACGCTCTTAAACCCGAAAAGGTGAAAGTAACTAAAGCTAAGGGGCGTTGGGGAAGTTGTAGTAGTAAGGGGACAATTTCGTTTAGTTATCGACTTATAATGCTTCCACTATTTGTGATTGAATATATTGTAGCACACGAGCTTGCACATCTGAGAGAGTTAAATCATTCTCTGCATTTCTGGACACTGGTTGCTAACATTTATCCAGAGTATAAAATGGCTGAGAAATGGTTGAAAAATCATCGCTACCTTTTGGCTGATTTATTTATTTGA